A genomic window from Catalinimonas alkaloidigena includes:
- a CDS encoding tetratricopeptide repeat protein, whose amino-acid sequence MVFDPAVQRAQLLIEQKRFAQAEQTLRSVQAHYPQDDSIHALLAVCQLEQDRLSDAEQSAREAVRLQADVAFNHYILGYTLCQQKKLEEAERVSREALRLDSSEAHHYALLARIRMLQKKWEEALEFANQGLEQSAEDTTCLNLRAQCLTKLNRNVEARLTIEDALEQDPEDAFTHANTGWSLLEQGHHREAERHFGEALRLDPSMEFARVGLLEALKARNWYYRLFVKYYFWLGKQSSRLQWAVIIGLWLIMRVVDSLKDSNPAIAPYATAVLILYGIFVITTWIATPLFNLFLRFTKYGKHALSEREIRGTNWLGGIMLLCLVSFVAHWFTQWAIFDFLTGSSFLMVMVVGVWFQIDKHMKGAKLIRGIGIAIAVMLVLDFLTGFGIFPFNTKMTSDLVVFLLYAFVISVNYFAIRNT is encoded by the coding sequence AAACGGTTTGCGCAGGCCGAACAGACGCTCCGGTCCGTTCAGGCGCATTACCCGCAAGATGATTCCATCCACGCCCTGCTGGCCGTGTGCCAGCTGGAACAGGACCGTCTCTCTGACGCAGAACAGTCGGCACGGGAGGCGGTTCGTCTGCAGGCGGACGTGGCCTTTAACCACTACATTCTGGGATACACCCTGTGCCAACAGAAAAAGCTGGAAGAGGCCGAACGCGTGTCCCGCGAAGCCCTGCGCCTGGATAGCTCGGAAGCGCATCACTATGCTTTGCTGGCCCGCATCCGCATGCTGCAAAAAAAGTGGGAAGAAGCCCTCGAATTTGCGAACCAGGGCCTGGAACAAAGCGCGGAAGATACCACCTGCCTGAACCTGCGGGCCCAGTGCCTCACCAAACTAAACCGGAACGTAGAAGCCCGCCTCACCATCGAGGATGCCCTGGAGCAAGATCCGGAAGATGCCTTCACACACGCCAACACGGGCTGGTCGTTGCTGGAACAAGGCCACCACCGCGAAGCGGAGCGTCATTTTGGGGAAGCCCTGCGCCTCGATCCGTCGATGGAATTTGCTCGCGTGGGGCTTCTGGAGGCCCTGAAGGCCAGAAACTGGTACTATCGCTTGTTTGTGAAGTATTACTTCTGGCTCGGCAAGCAAAGTAGTCGCCTGCAGTGGGCGGTCATCATCGGGCTCTGGCTAATCATGCGCGTGGTGGATTCGTTAAAAGACTCCAATCCGGCGATTGCTCCGTACGCCACCGCAGTCTTGATTTTATACGGCATTTTCGTCATCACGACCTGGATCGCCACGCCGCTGTTCAATCTGTTTCTGCGGTTCACCAAGTATGGCAAACACGCGCTTTCCGAGCGCGAGATCCGCGGCACCAACTGGCTGGGCGGCATAATGCTGCTGTGCCTTGTGTCTTTCGTAGCTCACTGGTTCACCCAATGGGCCATTTTCGATTTCTTAACAGGCAGTTCGTTTCTCATGGTTATGGTAGTGGGCGTTTGGTTCCAGATCGACAAACACATGAAGGGGGCCAAGCTGATCCGGGGCATCGGCATTGCCATAGCCGTCATGCTGGTGCTCGACTTCCTGACGGGCTTCGGAATTTTCCCGTTCAATACAAAAATGACCTCCGACCTGGTGGTGTTCCTGCTGTATGCTTTTGTAATCTCGGTAAACTACTTCGCCATCCGCAATACGTAA